One Fusobacterium ulcerans DNA segment encodes these proteins:
- the metH gene encoding methionine synthase: MINELKKRVLVLDGATGTAIQKYNLTDEDFQGKKGCNEILNITRPDVIKEIHTKYIEAGADIIETNSFNCNRISLKDYEIEDMSYTLSKKGAELARETADNFYKTSGKKIYVAGSIGPTSKSLSLPMGDVPYEREINFDQMKKIYSEQIEGVIDGGVDCLLIETIFDGLSAKAALVAAEELFEKKNIQLPIMISATVNRQGKIFSGQSIESLITALDRPSIISFGLNCSFGARDLIPMIKRIASFTDKYISLYPNAGLPNEEGEYEETPEITAGYLKELVDEKKVNILGGCCGTHFSHIKAIADLVKDKEPRLPVSKENRYFLSGNEIYDFSNKFTIVGERNNVAGSKIFKTLIEEKNYIKALEIARSQIEKGAAVLDINLDDGLLIPHEEMERFLRIIQNDPIVSKISIMIDSSDFFTIETALKNIAGKSIVNSISLKEGEEAFRKKARIIKKYGAAMVVMAFDENGQGVSYERKVEICNRSYKILAEEGVPSSDIAFDPNILTIGTGSEDDRYNGLNFIKTVQWIKENLPQCSITGGLSNLSFAFRGNNPLRAAIHSLFIENAKEKGMNFAIMNPGEKAPQLTSEEKNTILSLINGEEDSLDSILELAVKLKNASDLLKKNSSSAPKIIKNDFDSLKDRIENALIYGGSTTFDTDINTAMETMTPLDIIQNILMKGMDKIGVLFEKGELYLPQLIRSASVMNRAVDILKPHMKIEANIGIKGKVLMATVDGDVHDIGKNIAGTVLKCNGYEVIDLGVMVSKEKILEEAVKNNVDIITLSGLISPSLKEMKKILSLLDISKLSIPVLIAGAATSKLHTAVKLEPFYQGKTFHTTDALDTLTIINKLIYGDRDLFITEKTKELRELCKVYLNNKKDTSKISVSPKEDFTSEVIAPKQLGKQYIEFPLQKIEKYINWNFLLHNMKVKNTPLEENTLNDAKYILEKMKENDIKVKCAFGIFPCTKDSDNLTIKDSDKNWSISFIRGEVKNNDIGISDFFNENDFIGTFIISVNSSLFDEDNYMSIMESILLTRIAEAASEFMENYLKEENIWLPNIRPAIGYSSIPDHSIKKTIFEITEGERTGAYLTNNFAMSPLSTVCGIYISNPKSFYFDLK; the protein is encoded by the coding sequence ATGATAAATGAACTGAAAAAAAGAGTACTTGTATTAGATGGAGCTACTGGAACAGCTATCCAAAAATATAATCTTACTGATGAAGATTTTCAAGGTAAAAAAGGCTGCAATGAAATCCTGAATATAACAAGACCTGATGTAATAAAAGAGATACACACTAAGTATATTGAAGCTGGTGCTGACATTATAGAAACAAACTCATTCAACTGCAACAGAATATCTCTGAAAGATTATGAAATAGAAGATATGTCTTACACTCTTTCAAAAAAAGGAGCTGAACTGGCTAGAGAAACAGCAGATAATTTTTATAAAACTTCTGGGAAGAAAATATATGTTGCTGGTTCTATTGGTCCTACAAGCAAAAGTCTTTCTCTTCCAATGGGAGATGTTCCCTATGAAAGAGAAATTAACTTTGATCAGATGAAAAAAATCTATTCTGAGCAGATAGAAGGGGTCATAGATGGCGGTGTAGATTGCCTCTTGATAGAGACTATATTTGATGGACTAAGTGCCAAGGCTGCCCTTGTAGCTGCCGAGGAACTTTTTGAAAAAAAGAATATACAGCTTCCAATTATGATATCTGCAACTGTAAACAGACAGGGAAAAATTTTCTCAGGACAGAGCATAGAATCTTTAATTACAGCTTTGGACAGACCTTCAATTATTTCCTTTGGTCTTAACTGTTCTTTTGGAGCAAGGGATCTTATTCCAATGATAAAAAGAATAGCTTCTTTTACAGATAAATATATTTCTCTCTATCCTAATGCTGGACTTCCTAATGAAGAGGGAGAATATGAGGAGACTCCTGAGATAACTGCTGGATATTTAAAAGAATTAGTAGATGAAAAAAAGGTAAATATTCTTGGTGGATGCTGTGGAACACATTTTTCGCACATAAAAGCAATAGCTGATTTAGTAAAAGACAAAGAACCTAGACTTCCAGTTTCGAAAGAAAATAGATATTTTCTCTCTGGAAATGAAATATATGATTTCAGCAATAAATTCACAATAGTTGGAGAAAGAAATAATGTAGCTGGTTCTAAAATTTTCAAAACATTGATTGAAGAAAAAAACTATATAAAAGCTTTAGAAATAGCTCGTTCACAAATAGAAAAAGGAGCTGCTGTACTGGATATCAACCTTGATGACGGGCTGTTGATACCTCATGAGGAAATGGAAAGATTTTTAAGAATAATTCAAAATGATCCCATAGTCTCAAAAATTTCTATAATGATAGATTCATCAGACTTTTTCACTATTGAAACTGCCTTAAAAAACATAGCTGGAAAATCAATAGTAAATTCCATCTCTCTAAAAGAGGGAGAAGAAGCTTTCAGAAAAAAAGCCAGAATAATAAAAAAATATGGTGCTGCTATGGTTGTTATGGCTTTTGATGAAAATGGGCAGGGAGTCTCTTATGAAAGAAAGGTAGAAATCTGCAATCGTTCATATAAAATATTGGCTGAAGAAGGAGTTCCCAGCTCAGATATAGCTTTTGATCCAAATATACTGACTATAGGTACTGGAAGTGAAGATGACAGATATAATGGGCTGAATTTTATAAAAACAGTTCAATGGATAAAAGAAAATCTTCCTCAATGCAGTATCACTGGAGGACTTAGCAATTTATCCTTTGCCTTCAGAGGAAACAATCCTTTGAGAGCAGCTATACACTCTTTGTTTATTGAAAATGCAAAAGAAAAAGGAATGAATTTTGCTATAATGAATCCTGGTGAGAAAGCTCCTCAGCTTACTTCAGAAGAAAAAAATACAATCCTATCCTTAATAAACGGAGAAGAGGATTCTCTTGATTCTATATTGGAACTTGCTGTAAAATTAAAAAATGCCTCTGATCTTCTTAAAAAGAACAGCTCCTCTGCTCCTAAAATAATAAAGAATGATTTTGATTCTTTAAAGGACAGAATAGAAAATGCTCTTATTTACGGAGGCAGTACAACTTTTGATACAGATATAAATACTGCTATGGAAACTATGACACCTTTAGATATTATACAAAATATTCTGATGAAAGGTATGGATAAAATAGGTGTTCTTTTTGAAAAGGGAGAACTATACCTTCCACAGCTTATAAGATCAGCAAGTGTTATGAACAGAGCTGTTGATATTTTGAAACCTCATATGAAAATAGAAGCCAATATAGGAATAAAAGGCAAAGTTCTTATGGCTACTGTAGATGGAGATGTTCATGATATTGGTAAAAATATTGCTGGAACAGTTTTGAAATGCAATGGTTATGAAGTGATAGACTTAGGGGTAATGGTAAGCAAAGAAAAAATACTTGAAGAAGCTGTAAAAAACAATGTGGATATCATTACATTAAGCGGTCTTATCAGTCCTTCATTAAAAGAAATGAAAAAGATTCTTTCTCTTTTAGACATCAGCAAACTTTCTATCCCTGTATTAATTGCAGGAGCAGCTACTTCTAAATTGCATACTGCTGTAAAATTAGAGCCATTTTATCAAGGAAAAACTTTTCATACTACAGATGCTTTAGATACTCTTACAATAATAAATAAGTTGATTTATGGTGACAGAGATTTATTTATAACTGAAAAAACAAAAGAACTCAGAGAGTTATGCAAAGTATATTTGAATAATAAAAAAGACACTTCTAAAATATCAGTATCTCCTAAAGAAGATTTTACTTCAGAAGTTATAGCTCCTAAACAATTAGGAAAACAATATATAGAATTTCCTCTGCAAAAGATTGAAAAATATATTAACTGGAATTTTCTTCTTCATAATATGAAAGTAAAAAATACACCTTTAGAAGAAAATACACTAAATGATGCTAAGTATATTTTAGAAAAAATGAAAGAAAATGATATAAAGGTCAAATGTGCTTTTGGAATTTTCCCTTGCACAAAAGATTCTGATAATTTAACAATAAAAGATAGTGATAAAAATTGGTCTATCTCTTTTATAAGAGGGGAAGTAAAAAATAATGATATTGGAATAAGTGATTTTTTCAATGAAAATGACTTTATAGGGACTTTTATTATTTCAGTAAACAGCTCTCTATTTGATGAAGACAACTATATGAGCATAATGGAAAGCATTCTTCTTACAAGAATTGCTGAAGCTGCTTCTGAATTTATGGAAAATTATTTGAAAGAAGAAAATATCTGGCTGCCTAATATCAGACCTGCTATAGGTTATTCATCTATTCCAGATCATTCTATCAAGAAAACTATTTTCGAAATCACTGAAGGTGAAAGAACAGGAGCATATCTTACTAATAATTTTGCTATGTCTCCACTGAGTACTGTATGTGGTATTTATATTTCCAATCCAAAGAGTTTTTATTTTGATTTGAAATAA
- a CDS encoding putative quinol monooxygenase, whose protein sequence is MIVVYAKSIVPEKNIDKYLEIAKKLAEETRKEKGNIFYEMVQDKNNRSVLAFIEKWENMEVLDKHMKTPHFTTFVPQLNELREGESELAIHEVLF, encoded by the coding sequence ATGATAGTTGTATATGCAAAATCTATTGTACCTGAAAAAAATATTGATAAATATTTAGAGATAGCAAAAAAATTAGCAGAGGAAACAAGAAAAGAAAAAGGAAATATTTTTTATGAAATGGTACAGGACAAAAATAACAGAAGTGTTCTTGCTTTTATAGAGAAATGGGAAAATATGGAAGTTTTAGATAAACATATGAAAACTCCACATTTCACTACATTTGTTCCTCAATTAAATGAATTAAGAGAAGGAGAATCTGAACTCGCTATACATGAAGTTCTATTCTAA
- a CDS encoding NAD(P)-dependent malic enzyme yields MSTVFERALEMHEKNKGKISIVSKVKVANKDDLSLAYSPGVAEPCRKIAANKEDVYKYTAKGNMVAVITDGTAVLGLGDIGPEAALPVMEGKCVLFKEFAGVDAIPICLDTKDPEEIIRTVKLLAPGLGGVNLEDISAPRCIEIETRLKKELDIPVFHDDQHGTAIVVAAGLINAFKVVGKKFSDAKVVVNGAGAAGSSITKLIRDLGAKEILVLDKPGILRKSDKESYDFSKRELAEITNPNDLAGDLAFAVQGADVFVGVSVGNILTTEMVKTMNKDAVIFAMANPTPEIMPEDALAGGAKIVGTGRSDYPNQINNVLVFPGLFKGALRAKSRKITEEMKLAAARGLASLITDEEMNENYIIPDAFDKRVADAVAAAVEKVAKEQGICRD; encoded by the coding sequence ATGTCAACAGTATTCGAAAGAGCACTAGAAATGCATGAAAAAAATAAAGGAAAGATATCAATAGTTTCAAAAGTGAAAGTAGCTAATAAAGATGATTTGAGTCTTGCTTATTCACCAGGTGTTGCAGAACCTTGCAGAAAAATAGCAGCTAACAAAGAGGATGTATATAAATATACAGCAAAAGGAAACATGGTTGCAGTTATTACTGATGGAACAGCAGTATTAGGACTTGGAGATATCGGTCCAGAAGCAGCTCTTCCAGTAATGGAAGGTAAATGTGTACTATTCAAAGAATTTGCAGGGGTAGATGCAATTCCTATTTGTTTAGATACTAAAGATCCAGAAGAAATTATCAGAACAGTAAAATTACTAGCTCCAGGACTTGGAGGAGTAAACTTAGAAGATATATCAGCACCAAGATGTATAGAAATAGAAACTAGATTAAAGAAAGAATTAGATATTCCTGTATTCCATGATGACCAACACGGAACTGCAATAGTAGTTGCTGCTGGACTTATCAATGCTTTCAAAGTTGTAGGTAAAAAATTCTCTGATGCTAAAGTTGTAGTAAATGGAGCAGGGGCAGCAGGAAGTTCTATAACTAAACTTATAAGAGATTTAGGAGCAAAAGAAATATTAGTTCTTGATAAACCTGGAATCCTTAGAAAAAGTGATAAAGAATCTTATGACTTCTCTAAGAGAGAGTTAGCTGAAATAACTAACCCTAATGATCTTGCTGGAGATTTAGCATTTGCAGTACAAGGAGCCGACGTTTTTGTTGGAGTATCTGTAGGAAATATTCTTACTACTGAAATGGTAAAAACAATGAATAAAGATGCTGTAATATTTGCAATGGCAAATCCTACTCCTGAAATAATGCCAGAAGATGCTTTAGCAGGAGGAGCAAAAATAGTAGGAACTGGAAGATCAGACTATCCTAACCAAATAAATAACGTTCTTGTATTCCCAGGATTATTCAAAGGGGCTTTAAGAGCAAAATCTAGAAAAATAACTGAAGAAATGAAACTTGCAGCAGCAAGAGGATTAGCTTCTCTTATTACTGATGAAGAAATGAATGAAAATTACATCATTCCAGATGCTTTTGATAAAAGAGTTGCAGATGCAGTAGCAGCAGCAGTTGAAAAAGTAGCAAAAGAACAAGGAATATGCAGAGATTAA
- a CDS encoding CD0519/CD1768 family membrane protein: MEKLKKKAISLEAFICLGLLAGSFITTAKIMGPVNMINTVMGTAHDLLINTVFFIMGVAVLAGALSEILSEFGVISLINKLLYFVIYPLYRLPGASALAIVTTYISDNPAVLSLAANKEFRKYFKNYQFTALTNLGTSFGMGFIVSAFMVAQGGLMKENLFKAVLIGNLGAVVGSIISVNLMLHYSKKYFKSIGESEEEKEIEKFVLDTREIRRGSIFGRFLEAMLEGGKVGVDMGIAIIPGVIIICTTVLMLTNGMPQGGYTGAAYEGIGILPIIGAKLNFILKPLFGFTSPQAIAFPITALGAVGAAIGLVPQFIKEGVIGPREIAVFTSMGMCWSGYLSTHVAMMDSLKYRELTGKAIFSHTIGGLAAGMAANFLYSLFV, from the coding sequence ATGGAAAAATTAAAAAAGAAAGCAATAAGTTTAGAAGCTTTTATATGTCTGGGATTATTAGCTGGATCTTTTATAACAACTGCTAAAATAATGGGACCTGTGAATATGATAAATACTGTAATGGGAACGGCACATGATCTTCTGATAAACACAGTATTCTTTATAATGGGAGTTGCAGTATTAGCAGGAGCTCTTTCAGAAATATTATCTGAATTTGGAGTGATATCCCTGATAAATAAATTGCTTTATTTTGTAATTTATCCTTTGTATAGATTGCCAGGAGCTTCAGCATTAGCAATAGTGACAACATATATATCAGATAATCCAGCTGTACTTAGTTTAGCAGCAAATAAAGAATTTAGAAAATATTTTAAGAACTATCAGTTTACAGCTCTTACTAACTTGGGAACATCTTTTGGGATGGGATTCATAGTATCAGCATTTATGGTGGCACAAGGTGGACTTATGAAAGAAAATCTTTTTAAGGCAGTCCTTATAGGAAATCTTGGAGCAGTGGTAGGAAGTATAATAAGTGTAAATTTAATGCTGCATTATAGTAAAAAATATTTTAAAAGTATAGGAGAATCAGAAGAAGAAAAGGAAATAGAAAAATTTGTTCTTGATACAAGAGAAATAAGAAGAGGATCAATTTTTGGAAGATTTTTAGAAGCCATGCTGGAAGGTGGAAAAGTAGGAGTAGATATGGGAATTGCGATAATTCCTGGAGTAATTATCATATGTACAACAGTTCTTATGCTTACAAATGGTATGCCTCAAGGTGGCTATACAGGAGCAGCTTATGAAGGAATAGGAATACTTCCAATAATTGGAGCAAAACTTAATTTTATATTAAAGCCGTTATTTGGATTTACCAGTCCACAGGCAATAGCTTTTCCTATAACAGCACTTGGAGCAGTGGGAGCTGCTATTGGACTTGTACCTCAATTTATAAAAGAGGGCGTAATAGGGCCAAGAGAGATAGCGGTTTTTACAAGTATGGGAATGTGCTGGAGCGGATACTTAAGCACTCATGTAGCTATGATGGACAGTTTGAAATATAGAGAATTAACTGGAAAAGCAATATTCAGTCATACTATTGGAGGATTGGCAGCTGGAATGGCAGCAAACTTCTTGTATTCATTATTTGTATAG
- the metK gene encoding methionine adenosyltransferase, producing MKNLTYFTSEFVSPGHPDKVSDQISDAVVDACLADDPNSRVACEVFCTTGQVVVGGEITTTTYIDIQDIVRSKIDEIGYKEGMGFDSNCGVLSAIHAQSPDIAMGVDIGGAGDQGIMFGGAVKETPELMPLALVLAREILVKLTKMTRAKELPWARPDAKSQVTLAYDENGKIDHVDTVVVSVQHNPDVTQAQIKEEVIEKVVKPVLRSYGLDPDQVKHFHINPTGRFVIGGPHGDTGVTGRKIIVDTYGGFFRHGGGAFSGKDPSKVDRSAAYAARWVAKNIVAADLADKCEIQLSYAIGVVEPTSVKVDTFGTGKVDEFELAEAVKKVFDLTPRGIERALELRSGKFKYQDLAAFGHIGRTDLDIPWEKLDKVEELKKALNK from the coding sequence ATGAAAAATTTAACTTATTTCACATCAGAATTTGTATCACCTGGTCACCCAGATAAGGTATCAGATCAAATTTCAGACGCAGTAGTAGACGCATGTCTTGCTGATGATCCAAATTCAAGAGTAGCGTGTGAAGTATTTTGTACAACAGGACAGGTTGTTGTAGGAGGAGAAATCACAACTACTACATATATAGATATCCAAGACATTGTAAGAAGTAAAATTGATGAAATCGGATATAAAGAAGGAATGGGATTCGATTCTAACTGTGGAGTATTAAGTGCTATCCATGCTCAATCACCAGATATAGCTATGGGAGTAGATATTGGAGGAGCAGGAGACCAAGGTATAATGTTTGGAGGAGCTGTAAAAGAAACTCCAGAATTAATGCCGTTAGCTCTTGTATTAGCTAGAGAAATATTAGTGAAACTTACTAAAATGACTAGAGCAAAAGAACTTCCATGGGCAAGACCAGATGCAAAATCACAAGTAACTTTAGCTTATGATGAAAATGGAAAGATAGATCACGTTGATACAGTAGTAGTGTCTGTACAACATAATCCAGATGTAACTCAAGCTCAAATAAAAGAAGAAGTAATAGAAAAAGTAGTAAAACCAGTATTGAGATCTTATGGGCTTGATCCTGATCAAGTAAAACATTTCCATATCAATCCAACAGGAAGATTTGTAATTGGAGGACCACACGGAGATACAGGAGTAACTGGAAGAAAAATAATAGTAGATACATATGGAGGATTCTTTAGACATGGTGGAGGAGCTTTCTCTGGAAAAGACCCTTCAAAAGTAGATAGATCAGCAGCTTATGCAGCAAGATGGGTTGCAAAAAATATAGTTGCAGCAGACCTTGCAGATAAATGTGAAATCCAATTATCATATGCAATAGGAGTTGTAGAACCAACATCAGTAAAAGTAGATACATTTGGAACTGGAAAAGTAGATGAATTTGAATTAGCAGAAGCTGTTAAAAAAGTATTTGATCTAACACCAAGAGGGATAGAAAGAGCACTTGAATTGAGAAGTGGAAAATTCAAATATCAAGATCTTGCAGCATTTGGACATATAGGAAGAACTGATTTAGATATTCCATGGGAAAAACTTGATAAAGTAGAAGAATTAAAAAAAGCTTTAAATAAATAG
- the citF gene encoding citrate lyase subunit alpha yields MKNILGREVPDFIEGYGKINHYNGYLANTTGVVKKNYNFKTVTPNDKKLHTDFEKLMDKLPLKDGMVVSFHHHLRNGDYVLNLVMAEIAKRGYKDVTLVASSIFPCHKPVVEMIEKGIVTQIYAGYMSGPVAQAISQGKMQKPAVMHTHGGRARIMETGEVEVDIAFVAAPTSDEYGNINGVDGKSACGALGYAHSDVENAKLVVAITDNLVPYPNTTIEINQTLIDYVLVVDAIGDPKGIVSGTTQITKNPIGLKVADLTAKFIEQSGYLKDGMSFQTGAGGISLAVAAEVRNLMKSKNIVGSFAAGGITGYIVDMYKDGLFKALFDVQCFDLNAIKSAKENPNHIKMSATMYANANNKGSVVNMLDIVILGATEMDTNFNVNVTTGSDGVIMGGSGGHSDTAAGSKLCIIVSQLVNARISVVKDRITTVTTPGETVDVLVTERGIAINPLRKDLIEKFKNSNLPIKTIEELKEIAEAMTGKEEAIEFEDKVVAVVQYRDGSIVDVVRQVKNN; encoded by the coding sequence ATGAAAAATATTTTAGGAAGAGAAGTTCCTGATTTTATAGAAGGATACGGAAAAATCAATCATTATAATGGATATTTAGCAAATACAACTGGAGTAGTAAAAAAGAATTATAACTTTAAAACTGTAACTCCTAATGATAAAAAACTTCATACTGATTTTGAAAAATTAATGGATAAACTTCCATTAAAAGATGGAATGGTTGTATCTTTCCACCACCATTTAAGAAATGGAGATTATGTATTAAATTTAGTAATGGCAGAAATAGCAAAAAGAGGATATAAAGATGTAACATTAGTTGCAAGTTCTATATTCCCATGCCATAAACCAGTAGTAGAAATGATTGAAAAAGGAATAGTAACACAAATATATGCTGGATACATGTCAGGACCAGTTGCTCAGGCAATATCACAAGGTAAAATGCAAAAACCAGCAGTTATGCATACTCATGGTGGAAGAGCAAGAATAATGGAAACAGGAGAGGTTGAAGTAGATATAGCTTTTGTTGCAGCTCCAACTTCAGATGAATATGGAAATATAAATGGAGTAGATGGAAAATCAGCATGTGGAGCTTTAGGATATGCTCACTCAGATGTTGAAAATGCTAAATTAGTAGTAGCTATCACTGATAACTTAGTTCCATATCCAAATACAACAATAGAAATCAATCAAACTTTAATAGACTATGTATTAGTAGTAGATGCTATTGGAGATCCTAAAGGAATAGTATCTGGAACTACTCAGATCACTAAAAACCCAATAGGATTAAAAGTTGCTGATCTTACAGCTAAATTCATAGAGCAATCAGGATATTTAAAAGATGGAATGAGCTTCCAAACAGGTGCAGGAGGAATATCACTTGCAGTTGCAGCAGAAGTTAGAAATCTTATGAAATCAAAAAATATAGTAGGAAGTTTTGCTGCTGGAGGAATAACAGGATATATAGTTGATATGTATAAAGATGGACTTTTCAAAGCTCTATTTGATGTACAATGTTTTGACCTTAATGCAATCAAATCAGCAAAAGAAAATCCAAACCATATAAAAATGTCAGCAACAATGTATGCAAATGCAAATAATAAAGGTTCAGTAGTAAATATGCTTGATATAGTTATCCTAGGTGCAACAGAAATGGATACAAACTTCAACGTAAACGTAACTACAGGATCAGATGGAGTTATCATGGGAGGATCTGGAGGACACAGTGATACAGCAGCTGGATCAAAACTATGTATAATAGTTTCTCAATTAGTAAATGCAAGAATATCAGTAGTAAAAGACAGAATAACTACTGTAACAACTCCTGGAGAAACAGTAGATGTACTGGTAACAGAAAGAGGAATAGCAATTAATCCATTAAGAAAAGATCTAATAGAAAAATTCAAAAATTCTAATCTTCCAATCAAAACAATAGAAGAGCTAAAAGAAATAGCAGAAGCTATGACTGGAAAAGAAGAAGCAATAGAATTTGAGGATAAAGTAGTTGCTGTAGTGCAGTACAGAGACGGATCTATAGTGGATGTTGTAAGACAAGTAAAAAATAACTAA
- a CDS encoding HpcH/HpaI aldolase/citrate lyase family protein, which yields MELRRTMLFMPGNNPGMLQTAAVFGSDAVIFDLEDAVALTEKDAARYLISEALRTNKYDDVEVVVRVNPLSTPFAEKDIDVIARLKPDAILLPKACPEDIVVLDKKLNEIEKEMGFEAGSIKIHPLVETTYGVETVYETIKSSPRVISVLLGGEDLAVDLGVKRTKSSDELFYARTKVVNACKACKVDAIDTPFTDTNDYEGLMADSLKAKMLGFTGKLAINPRQIDTIHAAYCPSQAEINHALRVIAAKEEAAKEGLGVFSLDGKMVDLPIINRAIHTLDVARLIGLID from the coding sequence GTGGAATTAAGAAGAACTATGTTATTTATGCCTGGAAATAACCCAGGAATGCTTCAAACAGCAGCTGTATTCGGTTCAGACGCTGTTATATTTGACTTGGAAGATGCTGTTGCATTAACAGAAAAAGATGCTGCAAGATATTTGATAAGTGAAGCTTTAAGAACAAATAAATATGATGATGTAGAAGTAGTAGTAAGAGTTAATCCTTTATCTACTCCATTTGCAGAAAAAGATATAGATGTAATAGCAAGATTGAAACCAGATGCTATACTTCTTCCAAAAGCTTGTCCTGAAGATATAGTTGTATTAGATAAAAAATTAAATGAAATAGAAAAAGAAATGGGATTTGAAGCAGGAAGTATAAAAATACACCCACTAGTAGAAACTACTTATGGAGTAGAAACAGTATATGAAACTATAAAATCAAGTCCAAGAGTAATTTCTGTTTTGTTAGGTGGAGAAGACCTTGCAGTTGATTTGGGAGTAAAAAGAACTAAATCATCAGACGAATTATTCTATGCAAGAACAAAAGTAGTAAATGCATGTAAAGCTTGTAAAGTAGATGCAATAGATACTCCATTTACAGATACAAATGACTATGAAGGATTAATGGCTGACTCATTAAAAGCAAAAATGTTAGGATTTACAGGAAAACTTGCTATAAACCCAAGACAAATAGATACAATCCATGCAGCTTACTGTCCATCACAAGCTGAAATCAATCATGCTTTAAGAGTAATAGCTGCTAAAGAAGAAGCTGCTAAAGAAGGTCTTGGAGTATTCTCATTAGATGGAAAAATGGTTGACCTTCCAATTATAAATAGAGCTATTCATACATTGGATGTTGCAAGACTTATTGGTCTAATAGATTAA
- the citD gene encoding citrate lyase acyl carrier protein has product MTIKKAAKCGTLESNDIFVILTPAESGIEIELESTVEKQFGAHIREVIKNKLVELGIDGVKVQAQDKGALDYTVRARIEAAVARGL; this is encoded by the coding sequence ATGACAATAAAGAAAGCTGCTAAATGTGGTACTCTAGAATCAAATGATATATTTGTGATTCTAACTCCAGCTGAAAGCGGAATAGAAATTGAATTAGAAAGTACTGTGGAAAAACAATTTGGAGCTCATATAAGAGAAGTTATAAAAAATAAACTTGTAGAACTTGGGATTGATGGAGTAAAAGTTCAAGCTCAAGATAAGGGAGCTCTTGATTATACTGTCAGAGCAAGAATAGAAGCTGCTGTTGCTAGAGGATTATAA